In Anaeromyxobacter diazotrophicus, a genomic segment contains:
- a CDS encoding class I adenylate-forming enzyme family protein, translated as MDSPLLHDWLFSHAARRPEAPAVATPSVRLSYADLAERVRALAGQLAAGGVGPGSRVLLALPNEPATVVAGLAVNAAGGTTVEVNREWSPEVLAGIVAQSGARVAFVSARDARTWRAVRAGGGLDRLWVVHPGRSRGPAQEALGGEPAAFLGDDGRLDPDLGPPPPPPRPRLGPDAPALILYTSGSMGRPRGVVQTFRNVDANTRSIVRYLGLGPEDRALLTLPLYYCYGRSVLQTHLFAGGSVFLENRFAFPRLALEAMAAEGCTGFAGVPLTFEILRRQVDVSSLAFPRLRYLTQAGGGMAPETIDWVRQAFHPARLFVMYGQTEATARLSYLPPERAHDKRGSIGVAIPGVELRVVDEAGRELPPGETGHLVARGDNVTQGYLDEPEETAAILHDGWLWTGDLASRDEEGFLFHRGRAKEILKIGGHRVSPIEIEQVVARHPDVLEAAVVGAADALMGEVPEAFVVFRDGPRPGEDELRRFCRERMPPYRVPVRFTALAALPRSEAGKLLRAELRGAWPEAG; from the coding sequence TTGGACTCCCCCCTCCTCCACGACTGGCTGTTCTCCCACGCGGCGCGGAGGCCCGAGGCCCCCGCCGTCGCGACGCCCTCGGTCCGCCTCAGCTACGCGGACCTGGCCGAGCGCGTCCGCGCCCTGGCCGGGCAACTCGCCGCCGGCGGCGTGGGGCCCGGGAGCCGGGTCCTGCTCGCGCTGCCCAACGAGCCGGCCACGGTCGTGGCCGGGCTGGCGGTGAACGCCGCCGGCGGGACGACGGTGGAGGTGAACCGGGAGTGGAGCCCGGAGGTGCTGGCCGGCATCGTCGCGCAGAGCGGAGCCCGGGTGGCCTTCGTGAGCGCGCGCGACGCCCGGACCTGGCGCGCCGTCCGCGCCGGGGGCGGCCTGGACCGGCTCTGGGTGGTGCACCCCGGGCGTTCCCGAGGGCCGGCGCAGGAGGCGCTGGGAGGCGAGCCCGCCGCGTTCCTGGGGGACGACGGCCGCCTCGACCCGGACCTCGGGCCCCCGCCTCCGCCGCCGCGCCCCCGGCTCGGCCCCGACGCGCCGGCGCTGATCCTCTACACCTCGGGGAGCATGGGCCGGCCCCGCGGCGTGGTGCAGACCTTCCGCAACGTCGACGCGAACACGCGCTCCATCGTGCGCTACCTGGGGCTCGGCCCCGAGGATCGGGCCCTCCTCACCCTGCCGCTCTACTACTGCTACGGCCGGAGCGTCCTCCAGACGCACCTGTTCGCCGGCGGCTCGGTCTTCCTCGAGAACCGGTTCGCCTTCCCGCGGCTGGCGCTCGAGGCGATGGCCGCCGAGGGGTGCACCGGCTTCGCCGGGGTCCCGCTCACCTTCGAGATCCTCCGGCGCCAGGTGGACGTCTCCAGTTTGGCCTTCCCGCGGCTCCGCTACCTGACGCAGGCGGGCGGCGGGATGGCGCCCGAGACCATCGACTGGGTGCGGCAGGCGTTTCACCCCGCGCGGCTGTTCGTGATGTACGGGCAGACCGAGGCGACGGCGCGGCTCTCGTACCTCCCGCCCGAGCGCGCCCACGACAAGCGCGGCTCCATCGGAGTCGCCATCCCCGGCGTCGAGCTGCGCGTGGTGGACGAGGCGGGGCGCGAGCTGCCACCCGGCGAGACCGGGCACCTGGTGGCCCGGGGCGACAACGTCACCCAGGGTTACCTGGACGAGCCGGAGGAGACCGCCGCCATCCTCCACGACGGGTGGCTCTGGACCGGCGACCTCGCCTCCCGCGACGAGGAGGGCTTCCTGTTCCACCGCGGGCGGGCCAAGGAGATCCTCAAGATCGGCGGGCACCGGGTGAGCCCGATCGAGATCGAGCAGGTGGTGGCGCGCCACCCGGACGTGCTGGAGGCGGCGGTGGTCGGGGCCGCCGACGCGCTCATGGGCGAGGTGCCGGAGGCGTTCGTGGTGTTCCGCGACGGCCCGCGGCCGGGCGAGGACGAGCTGAGGCGCTTCTGCCGGGAGCGGATGCCGCCGTACCGCGTCCCGGTGCGGTTCACGGCGCTCGCGGCGCTGCCGCGCAGCGAGGCCGGGAAGCTCCTGCGGGCGGAGCTCAGGGGCGCGTGGCCCGAGGCCGGCTGA
- the nadE gene encoding NAD(+) synthase, whose product MISRDLLSIDAPRVADEIGRAVREQVLGQLRRRGAVVGLSGGIDSSVVAALCTRALGPDRVLALLMPERDSSGDALRLGRLVADGLGVQHVVEDLAPALEGLGCYARQLEAIRTVFPEYGPGWRCKLTLPSLLESDRLNITTLTVSDPEGRERSSRLPLAGYLQLVAATNFKQRARAMVEYYHADRRHFAVAGTPNRLEYDQGFFVKQGDGAADFKPIAHLYKTQVYALAAHLGVPEEIRRRPPTTDTFSMPQTQEEFYFALPYQDMDLCLWAYDHGVPAAEAAPALELAPAQVDRVYRDIEAKRRVSRYLHQPPLLVEAVRGS is encoded by the coding sequence ATGATCTCGCGAGATCTGCTGTCGATCGACGCCCCGCGCGTCGCGGACGAGATCGGGCGCGCCGTGCGGGAGCAGGTGCTCGGCCAGCTCCGGCGGCGCGGCGCGGTGGTGGGCCTCTCCGGCGGGATCGACAGCTCGGTGGTGGCGGCGCTGTGCACGCGCGCGCTCGGCCCCGATCGCGTGCTGGCCCTGCTCATGCCCGAGCGCGACTCCTCGGGCGACGCGCTGCGCCTCGGCCGCCTGGTCGCGGACGGGCTCGGCGTGCAGCACGTGGTGGAGGACCTCGCGCCGGCGCTGGAGGGGCTCGGGTGCTACGCGCGCCAGCTGGAGGCGATCCGCACCGTCTTCCCCGAGTACGGGCCCGGCTGGCGCTGCAAGCTGACGCTCCCCTCCTTGCTGGAGAGCGACCGGCTCAACATCACCACCCTGACGGTGTCCGACCCGGAGGGGCGCGAGCGCAGCTCCCGGCTGCCGCTCGCGGGCTACCTGCAGCTCGTCGCCGCGACCAACTTCAAGCAGCGGGCGCGCGCGATGGTGGAGTACTACCACGCCGACCGGCGCCACTTCGCGGTGGCCGGCACGCCCAACCGCCTCGAGTACGACCAGGGCTTCTTCGTGAAGCAGGGCGACGGGGCCGCCGACTTCAAGCCCATCGCCCACCTCTACAAGACGCAGGTCTACGCGCTGGCCGCGCACCTCGGCGTGCCCGAGGAGATCCGCCGCCGCCCGCCCACCACCGACACCTTCTCGATGCCGCAGACCCAGGAGGAGTTCTACTTCGCGCTCCCCTACCAGGACATGGACCTCTGCCTCTGGGCGTACGACCACGGGGTGCCCGCCGCCGAGGCGGCGCCGGCCCTGGAGCTCGCGCCAGCCCAGGTGGACCGGGTCTACCGCGACATCGAGGCGAAGCGCAGGGTGAGCCGGTACCTGCACCAACCGCCGCTGCTGGTCGAGGCCGTCCGGGGGAGCTGA
- the asnB gene encoding asparagine synthase (glutamine-hydrolyzing), translating to MCGIAGVVLLREALPPPRLEDVGAMIQALGHRGPDACGAYRDRRAALGHTRLSIVDLAGGQQPLANEDETLWIVFNGEIFNHLELRGELEALGHRFRTRSDTEVVVHAYEAWGDAAFARFNGQFAAALWDSTAETLVLARDAAGVCPLYLAEHEGRLWFASEVKALFAGAPGLSRALDPVGLAETFTFWTVVPPQAVFQAVTELEPGHVRRISRGLGTDRAFWTPRYPAGPGEGFQGSLDEAAERVGAALGEAVRRRVLQADVPVGSYLSGGLDSSLVAALGCQARGGRFRTYSIRFEEPEYDETRYQRAVVELIGSEHQELLVRREDIAEAFPAVVEHAERPLLRTAPAPLFLLSRLVRDSGVKAVLTGEGADEMFAGYDLFREAKVRRFWGRRPASALRLRLLERLYPYLARSPVAQRALAREFFGRDRERPHAPGFAHQTRWRPTAALQRLFSPDLRELARTAQVTARLLGTLPAEFGSWVPLAQDQYLEIRTLLAGYLLSSQGDRMLMAHAVEGRFPFLDPELVELANALPARYKLRALREKHVLKRAAASHLPPEIVRRTKQPYRAPDALSFVGPRAPAWVGELLGERAVARAGVFDPRAVARLWRKCRAGSAAAQLSHSDNMALVGVLSTALLHEQLVRRRPERRAAPELGTLVDRLGEWPGSEAPLQRRCGP from the coding sequence ATGTGTGGCATCGCTGGGGTCGTCTTGCTCCGCGAGGCGCTGCCGCCGCCCCGGCTGGAGGACGTCGGCGCGATGATCCAGGCCCTCGGCCACCGGGGGCCCGACGCGTGCGGGGCCTACCGCGATCGGCGGGCCGCGCTGGGCCACACCCGGCTGTCGATCGTCGATCTGGCCGGTGGGCAGCAGCCGCTCGCGAACGAGGACGAGACGCTGTGGATCGTCTTCAACGGGGAGATCTTCAACCACCTCGAGCTGCGCGGGGAGCTCGAGGCGCTCGGGCACCGCTTCCGCACGCGCAGCGACACCGAGGTCGTGGTCCACGCCTACGAGGCCTGGGGCGACGCGGCCTTCGCCCGCTTCAACGGCCAGTTCGCGGCGGCGCTGTGGGACTCGACCGCCGAGACGCTGGTGCTGGCGCGCGACGCCGCCGGCGTGTGCCCGCTGTACCTGGCCGAGCACGAGGGGCGGCTCTGGTTCGCCAGCGAGGTGAAGGCCCTCTTCGCCGGCGCGCCCGGGCTCTCCCGGGCGCTCGACCCGGTCGGCCTGGCCGAGACGTTCACCTTCTGGACGGTGGTGCCCCCGCAGGCGGTCTTCCAGGCGGTCACCGAGCTCGAGCCGGGGCACGTGCGCAGGATCTCGCGCGGGCTCGGCACCGATCGCGCCTTCTGGACCCCGCGCTACCCGGCGGGTCCCGGCGAGGGGTTCCAGGGATCGCTCGACGAGGCGGCCGAGCGCGTCGGCGCCGCGCTCGGGGAGGCCGTCCGGCGCCGCGTGCTCCAGGCCGACGTGCCGGTCGGGAGCTACCTCTCGGGCGGGCTCGACAGCTCGCTCGTGGCGGCCCTCGGGTGCCAGGCCCGGGGCGGCAGGTTCCGCACCTACTCCATCCGCTTCGAGGAGCCCGAATACGACGAGACCCGCTACCAGCGCGCGGTCGTCGAGCTCATCGGGAGCGAGCACCAGGAGCTCCTGGTGCGGCGGGAGGACATCGCGGAGGCCTTCCCGGCCGTGGTGGAGCACGCGGAGCGCCCCCTCTTGCGGACTGCCCCCGCCCCGCTCTTCCTGCTCTCGCGGCTGGTGCGCGACTCCGGCGTGAAGGCGGTGCTCACCGGCGAGGGGGCCGACGAGATGTTCGCCGGGTACGACCTCTTCCGGGAGGCGAAGGTGCGGCGGTTCTGGGGGCGCCGCCCCGCGTCCGCGCTGCGCCTGCGGCTGCTGGAGCGGCTCTACCCGTACCTGGCGCGCTCGCCCGTCGCGCAGCGGGCGCTGGCGCGGGAGTTCTTCGGGCGGGACCGCGAGCGGCCGCACGCGCCGGGCTTCGCGCACCAGACGCGGTGGCGGCCCACGGCGGCGCTGCAGCGACTCTTCTCCCCGGACCTCCGGGAGCTGGCCCGCACGGCCCAGGTCACCGCGCGCCTGCTGGGGACGCTCCCGGCCGAGTTCGGCAGCTGGGTCCCGCTGGCCCAGGACCAGTACCTCGAGATCCGCACCCTCCTGGCGGGCTACCTGCTCTCCTCGCAGGGCGACCGGATGCTCATGGCTCACGCGGTGGAGGGCCGCTTCCCCTTCCTCGACCCGGAGCTGGTGGAGCTCGCGAACGCGCTCCCCGCCCGGTACAAGCTCCGCGCGCTCCGCGAGAAGCACGTGCTGAAGCGCGCCGCCGCCAGCCACCTCCCGCCCGAGATCGTCCGGCGGACGAAGCAGCCCTACCGGGCGCCCGACGCGCTCTCCTTCGTGGGGCCGCGGGCGCCGGCCTGGGTGGGCGAGCTGCTCGGCGAGCGCGCCGTCGCGCGGGCGGGGGTCTTCGACCCGCGCGCAGTGGCGCGGCTCTGGCGCAAGTGCCGGGCCGGCTCCGCCGCCGCGCAGCTCTCGCACTCGGACAACATGGCGCTCGTCGGCGTCCTCTCCACCGCGCTGCTGCACGAGCAGCTGGTGCGGCGGCGGCCGGAGCGGCGCGCCGCGCCGGAGCTCGGGACGCTGGTGGACCGGCTGGGGGAGTGGCCGGGGAGCGAGGCGCCCCTGCAGAGGAGATGCGGACCATGA
- a CDS encoding acyl carrier protein, whose product MTVEQRLRQFVIENFYVSEPAELHDDTLLVSGGYVDSTGMLEVIGFLEQEFDVRIADQEMTPENLDSISRMAAFLARKRREAAAGGPTVAAAP is encoded by the coding sequence ATGACCGTGGAACAGCGGCTGCGCCAGTTCGTGATCGAGAACTTCTACGTGAGCGAGCCGGCCGAGCTCCACGACGACACCCTGCTCGTGTCGGGCGGCTACGTCGACTCGACGGGGATGCTGGAGGTCATCGGCTTCCTCGAGCAGGAGTTCGACGTCCGCATCGCCGACCAGGAGATGACGCCGGAGAACCTCGACTCCATCTCCCGCATGGCGGCGTTCCTCGCGCGCAAGCGGCGCGAAGCGGCCGCCGGCGGCCCCACCGTCGCGGCAGCACCTTGA
- a CDS encoding glycosyltransferase family 4 protein: protein MLPIALVLALSWVISLAATALVRRAALALGVVDSAQSSRKIHHRSVPRLGGLGIVCGIYGALALGLLFPSIRATLAGDGQRIGALAIGALAVAAVGLCDDLRDVRARTKLLVQFAAAALLYASGFRIDHVDFPFGADILLGPLSLPVTLLWIAGLSNALNLIDGLDGLAGGVAVAAALATLFIGVGQGPDLAGMLVAAATVGGVMGFLAYNVVPASIFMGDSGSLFLGVLLGALAIRPHARGSGGILLVAMGVVLALPIADTALAILRRVARGSPAFSADREHLHHRLIDAGLSHGQAVLVLWTAAALLAAAGVHLASGMHGRTLTLAVVLVTGALLLHRLGMFTFTRADQSARRRDNRELYDAVRVASRRLRVASHLAEVREELSRAGAALQVRSLRLRTNAETPPLGVSAGELGARTRFVLDASRPELGALEVAWSDLRSGRDRDAEIAFELLSRDVATALRRIRSAQPPEPRLAPGAGRPWRAKSPGSDPVGPASPP from the coding sequence ATGTTGCCGATTGCGCTGGTGCTGGCCCTGTCGTGGGTGATCTCCCTCGCCGCCACCGCGCTCGTCCGCCGCGCCGCCCTGGCGCTCGGGGTGGTCGACTCGGCCCAGAGCTCCCGGAAGATCCACCACCGGTCGGTGCCGCGCCTGGGCGGGCTCGGCATCGTGTGCGGGATCTACGGAGCGCTCGCGCTCGGCCTGCTCTTCCCTTCCATCCGGGCAACCCTGGCGGGCGACGGGCAGCGGATCGGGGCGCTCGCGATCGGCGCCCTCGCCGTCGCGGCGGTCGGGCTCTGCGACGATCTCCGCGACGTCCGGGCGCGGACCAAGCTCCTGGTTCAGTTCGCCGCTGCCGCGCTCCTGTACGCCTCGGGGTTCCGGATCGACCATGTCGACTTTCCCTTCGGCGCGGACATCCTGCTCGGGCCGCTCTCCCTCCCGGTGACGCTCCTCTGGATCGCGGGCCTCTCGAACGCCTTGAACCTCATCGACGGCCTCGACGGGCTGGCCGGCGGCGTCGCCGTCGCGGCGGCGCTGGCGACCCTGTTCATCGGCGTGGGCCAGGGGCCCGACCTGGCGGGCATGCTGGTCGCGGCGGCCACCGTCGGCGGGGTGATGGGGTTCCTCGCCTACAACGTCGTGCCGGCCTCCATCTTCATGGGCGACTCGGGGAGCCTCTTCCTGGGCGTCCTCCTGGGGGCGCTCGCGATCCGGCCTCACGCGCGCGGCTCGGGCGGCATCCTCCTCGTCGCCATGGGCGTCGTGCTGGCGCTGCCCATCGCGGACACCGCGCTCGCCATCCTGCGCCGGGTGGCGCGGGGCTCGCCCGCCTTCAGCGCCGACCGCGAGCACCTCCACCACCGCCTCATCGACGCGGGGCTCTCGCACGGCCAGGCCGTCCTCGTGCTCTGGACCGCGGCCGCCCTGCTGGCGGCGGCCGGGGTCCACCTCGCCTCGGGGATGCACGGGCGCACCCTGACCTTGGCCGTGGTCCTGGTGACCGGCGCCCTGCTCCTGCACCGCCTGGGGATGTTCACCTTCACGCGCGCGGACCAGAGCGCCCGCAGGCGGGACAACCGGGAGCTGTACGACGCGGTCCGCGTCGCCTCCAGGCGGCTCCGCGTCGCCTCCCACCTCGCGGAGGTGCGCGAGGAGCTCTCGCGCGCCGGCGCCGCCCTGCAGGTGCGCTCCCTGCGCCTCCGCACGAACGCCGAGACGCCGCCCCTGGGAGTGAGCGCGGGCGAGCTGGGCGCGCGCACCCGGTTCGTGCTCGACGCCTCGAGGCCCGAGCTGGGCGCCCTGGAGGTGGCCTGGAGCGACCTCAGATCCGGCCGGGACCGCGACGCCGAGATCGCGTTCGAGCTGCTCTCGCGCGACGTCGCGACCGCGCTGCGCCGCATCAGGTCGGCGCAGCCGCCGGAGCCCCGGCTGGCGCCGGGCGCCGGCAGGCCCTGGAGGGCGAAGAGCCCCGGGTCCGACCCGGTGGGGCCGGCGTCCCCACCTTAG